In Bacillus sp. S3, the sequence TTCCATGACCAGATTGAAAGGACGAGTACCATGATGCCACCTGCACCGGAGACTAGTCGATGGGAAAGTTCAATAATCAATTCAGGGGTTATTTCCGAAGGAAGCAATTTCCCGTTGCATAATGGCCATGAGCGCCCGCAGCCCATTCCGGAGCCAGTCTTTGTTACTAATGCTCCGCCTAGCAAAATAAATATCATTCCAATTGTAGTTGCAACCGCAAACCACTTCAAAGAACGTCGCAAAAAATTCACCTCTTAAAAAGTTCAAACATTTGTCTATGGATAATCCTGACAGTATAATGAATGAAAAGTAACTAGATTTAAAAGTCCTTATTTATCATAACGAATAAAATCAAAAAAGAACAGAATTTCAGCATAGATTTTTAGATAACTTTTTGTAAATATAAATAGCTGATGAATAATAAATATTTTTCACTATTATTATAGTGAAAACAGTTGAAACTTCTGTTTGAGTCTGTTAGAAATAGATATGAAGACTATTTATTTAGAATCATTATTTTTTAAAAGTAATAAAAAATATGGGAAATTAAGGCTAATTCCTCTCGTGTTTTTCAACGTTCAATGAATTGATTACAGGATTGCAATACTAGGATGTTGAAAAACGAACAATTATTAAAGATAATATAGAGGCTGTCACAATTTAGTCAAAAATTATTCAAAAAAAGTTCACAAAAATACCATAAAGTGTGATTTAATATACAGAGAAAGTGTTTTAAAAATCACTGCTTCTTTTGATTAATTAATTCTTACTCATCTATTTCTTCGAACCATTTAATTTTTAACTTCAATATATAGATAACTTTAAATAATTTAGTATTGATATTCCTCGATTGGTGAATATTTGTTAGTAAGGATTAGGAGGAGAAATATATGTCTAACTCAAAGGCTTATGGAGAAGCTGCCATGGAGAATGGTGCTGCAAGCCTGCATTCAACAATTGAACAGACCTCGGTATGGAAAGACTTCATGGCCCTGATTAAAATTGGAATTGTTAATTCTAATCTAATTACCACCTTTACTGGACTATGGCTGGCGCTTCATTTTTCTGGCCAAAGCTTTCTCGGTAATATAGATATTGTTTTATTTACCGTGGCAGGTTCTTCCCTGATTATTGCCGGTTCATGTGCCATCAATAATTATGTTGATCGTGATATTGATCATTTGATGGAGAGGACGAAAGCAAGACCTACCGTTACAGGGAAAATACAGCCAGTAAAAGTCCTTCTTCTAGGTATTTTCCTTATTGGAATGGGAACACTGTTTTTATTCTTTACAACCATGACTGCAACAGTAATTGGACTGCTTGGAGTTTTTAGTTATGTTTTCCTTTATACACTCTGGTCCAAGCGTCAATTGGTTTCCAATACAATTATCGGAAGTATTTCAGGCGCGGTTCCGCCATTAATCGGCTGGGCAGCGGTTGATGCTAATCTTGATATAATGGCTTGGGCGTTATTTGTCCTAATGTTTGTTTGGCAGCCTCCGCATTTTTATGCACTTGCAATGAGAAGAGTGAAAGAATACCGTGCTGCGGGTGTTCCAATGCTGCCAGTTGTGAAAGGCTTCAAAACAACGAAAAACCATATTTTGATCTGGGTGGCCTTGCTCTTGCCTATCCCATTTTTTCTCACCAAACTAGGAATCCCATTTCTAATTTTAGCCAGCATTTTAAATATAGGCTGGCTTGCATTAGGGATTTATGGATATAGGATCAAAGATGACATTAAGTGGGCAAAGCTAATGTTTGTTTATTCTTTGCAATATTTAACTATTATTTTTGTAGCAATGGTTATTGTGACACTAATTTAGTTTTGTAAACGATTCTTTCCGCAGGTAAGTGGGAAGAGTCATCCTACATACTTCTTTGGCCAAACAAAATTTTTAAAATTTATTAGTGAAAGAGGGGTTTGATTAAGCTATGAAAAGGCTTGCGAAATGGCGCCTAATTTCGTTGTTCTCGTTATTAGCGCTTGTACTTTCCGGATGCCGCGGTGAAAACTTTGTTTCAGCGCTAAGACCAGCTGGTGAAGTGGCAGACATGCAATATGATTTAATGAAGTTAAGCACCTATGTCATGGTGGGAGTAATCATTGTAGTAATGCTGATTTTTGTCATTATTTTTGTGCGTTTTAGAAGAAAAGACGACAAAATTCCAAAGCAAGTTGAGGGAAGTCATACGTTAGAAATAATTTGGACTGCGATCCCTATTTTATTACTTCTCATTTTGGCAGTACCAACTGTATCTGCAACATTTAAACTTGCGGATGTAAAAGAAATGGATAAGAAAAACTCTGACGCGTTAGTTATTAACGTAAGATCACATTTATACTGGTGGGATTTTGAATATCCTGGTCAAAAGATTGTGACGAGTCAGGATTTAGTCGTTCCTACAGATGAAAAGGTTTATTTTAACCTGAAATCAATGGATGTTAAACACTCATTCTGGATTCCAGCTGTGGGCGGAAAATTAGATACTAATACGGATAACATTAACAAATTCTGGTTGGAATTTGATGATAAACGCGCTAATGAAGCCGGAAATCTTTTTTATGGAAAATGTGCTGAGCTTTGCGGACCGTCACATGCTTTGATGGACTTTAAAGTAAAAGCTATCAGCCGTGATAAATTTGATGCGTGGGTAGCTGCAATGCAGGATGTAACAGAACCACAAAAGGCTCAAACTGATTTAGCAGCTAAAGGACAGGATATTTTCAATCAAAGCTGTATTGGCTGTCATGCTGTAACACCAGCTAATAAAATGCCTGAGACAGCTCGCCTGGCACCTAACTTAACAAACTTTGGTGAAAGATCACGTGTTGCTGGTATTTTAGAACACAATAAAGAAGAATTAAAAAATTGGATTAAAGATCCTGAATCCTATAAACCAGGTAATACAATGACTGGAAAGTATGGAGAACTGTCTGATGATGAACTTGATGCTTTGGCAGAGTATTTAATGGGCTTAAAGGTTCAGGAATAAGGGGAATTGGTTGAAAGGGAGGTAAAATTGTGAGTACCATTGCTCAAAAAAAGGGATTTAGCGCAACATTATGGGACTTTTTAACAACAGTTGACCATAAAAAAATCGCAATCCTATATCTAATCGCCGGTGGATTTTTCTTTGTAGTTGGCGGACTTGAAGCCGTATTTATCCGCATCCAGCTGGCAGTACCGAATAATGATTTTGTTAGTGCTGGTGCATTTAATGAAATCATCACCATGCACGGAACAACGATGATTTTCTTAGCTGCCATGCCGATTTTGCTTGGTTTTATGAATGCGGTTATGCCATTGCAAATTGGAGCACGTGACGTTGCATTTCCATTTTTGAATGCATTAGGATTCTGGCTGTTCTTTTTTGGTGGAGTATTTTTAAATCTTTCATGGTTTTTGGGAGGCGCACCTGATGCAGGTTGGACT encodes:
- the coxB gene encoding cytochrome c oxidase subunit II, with translation MKRLAKWRLISLFSLLALVLSGCRGENFVSALRPAGEVADMQYDLMKLSTYVMVGVIIVVMLIFVIIFVRFRRKDDKIPKQVEGSHTLEIIWTAIPILLLLILAVPTVSATFKLADVKEMDKKNSDALVINVRSHLYWWDFEYPGQKIVTSQDLVVPTDEKVYFNLKSMDVKHSFWIPAVGGKLDTNTDNINKFWLEFDDKRANEAGNLFYGKCAELCGPSHALMDFKVKAISRDKFDAWVAAMQDVTEPQKAQTDLAAKGQDIFNQSCIGCHAVTPANKMPETARLAPNLTNFGERSRVAGILEHNKEELKNWIKDPESYKPGNTMTGKYGELSDDELDALAEYLMGLKVQE
- the cyoE gene encoding heme o synthase, which encodes MSNSKAYGEAAMENGAASLHSTIEQTSVWKDFMALIKIGIVNSNLITTFTGLWLALHFSGQSFLGNIDIVLFTVAGSSLIIAGSCAINNYVDRDIDHLMERTKARPTVTGKIQPVKVLLLGIFLIGMGTLFLFFTTMTATVIGLLGVFSYVFLYTLWSKRQLVSNTIIGSISGAVPPLIGWAAVDANLDIMAWALFVLMFVWQPPHFYALAMRRVKEYRAAGVPMLPVVKGFKTTKNHILIWVALLLPIPFFLTKLGIPFLILASILNIGWLALGIYGYRIKDDIKWAKLMFVYSLQYLTIIFVAMVIVTLI